aataccGCCGGgtggtaagcccaacaacactgagaatcctcttggagttctagtgattacaggTGATGAATCTATcatagattgctcacatcttatctccccaaaagaagaggtAATCAATGGGGTATGGGCAGATAGCGAAGAAGATGTCTACCTCAAAGACCTCCCCTTGATCAAgaaggccgcgcaggatgagatcattactacgatacttcaagacgaccgcttcaaccccaccgtgttgatcacagaaatcgacgtaaagcagcagaaagggtggagaaaatcaatcaaatggaccaacaatcaaggaagactcttcaagctcactactggagaaggagagatgttcaaaggagaaccagaagatgatgagttcgagtcggagtcggaatcagagtcggagtctagagaagttattagagagtctactcctgtcgtcatccccactcccttcctttctcctagcttagtttcgagtagtcacagtagttcgggaaatgccccaccatgtcctttgccgccaccgaccatggatcggttggcttctttgtttcaactttactcaaatcttaatatgaataaatcgggttctgcttactctttgcgttatcttgagtgcaatgcatttacgatgataccgaggatgaccaagaccggaCTCAATTgaactacctccctacgtagccaaagaaatactacaggaaggggaagggggaccagtaatagaggacaccgaacccatcaatgtaggaaccgaactagaacccaaagaacttaggatagggactaccttgagctctaccgaaagggccgacttcatagacctcctaaatgaattcaaagatgttttcgcttggtcctacaaagacatgccagggatcgacatggacattgccgaacataggattccgattaagccaggtttcaaacctgtgaaacagaagcttcgacgaatgagaacagaatgggctctaaagattaaggaagaagttgacaagcaattcaaagccgggttcatcaaagtttccgagtattctgactgggtagccaacatagtacctgtacccaaaaaggatgggagaatccgtgtttgtgttgactttagggacttaaacaaagcgagtccaaaagatgacttccctctacctcacattgacatattagtagataatactgcagaccacgcattactatccttcatggatggatatgcgggttataaccaaataaagatggccatggaagatatgcacaagaccgcattcgtcacccaatggggaacctactgctacacggtaatgccattcggattgatcaacgccggagctacataccaacgcaccgcaactacactcctacatgacatgatgcacaaagaagttgaggtatacgtagatgacatgattgtcaaatctaaggaaagagagggacatattgcaaaccttcgcaagttcttcgcaaggctacgaaagtacaacatgagactcaatcctcagaaatgcatattcggggtaacatctggtaaactcctaggatacgtcgttagccaatggggtatagaaatagacccttccaaaatcaaagctctgatcgaaatgccacaacctcaaacagaaaaagaagtcagaggattcctgggaaaggtgcagtacataagtcgattcatatcgaaacttacgatgatttgtgagcctatcttcaagaagctcaagaaaacagaccacaccatgtgggatgatgattgtcaaaaggcgtttgaccgaatcaaagaaatattggctaagccaccagtgctcatgccaccacaacgagatcaacctcttggtttatatctcacagtaactgaaaccgccatgggcgccatgttagctcaaaccgtaggaagtgaagaaagagctatttactatctaagtaagaaattcttggaatacgagtgcaagtactcacaactcgaaaagacatgcctcgctcttgtgtgggcaacgaagaagctacgtcactacatgcttagctactccgtcaagatatattccagactggatccagtcaaatacctcttcgagaaacccgtcctcaacggacgtctggcaagatggactctgatgctctcagaattcgacctcaaatatgtgccattgaaagtcataaaaggtcgcgccgtcgccgaattcttcgcagaaaatcctatcaacgacgcacaaaccatagatacttggtcatttcctgatgaggatatacttcaaactgatgtagactcctgggatctatacttcgatggagcatcaaacttaagaggattcggaataggagtgttgctcatctCTCCTGAAGGAGAGCATACACCAATtactgtcaaactcgacttcgaggtgacaaacaacgctgcagaatatgaagcttgtctcattggactacaagcggcagtaagcttaggcattaaaaatctccgagtacatggggattcatcattgatcatcaaccaagttacagggtcttggaaaatccgaagcgagagcctcgcaccctatcaggctaggatagaccaagtcgctcaattctttgatcacgtaacctacttacacctacctagggaggaaaatcaatttgcagacgctcttgcgaaacttgcatctttgataaacatgccggatcacatgatggaaatgccattgtgtatcgaacgacggtcagagccggcttacgtccatcaaatcaccgatgaagaagaaatcgcacaagaaccctggttccaagcaatcctgaatttcaagcttaatggtacttatccaccggatatggacaagaggggacaacgtgctatacgcctattggcTTCttaatacattctgatgcaaggagagttatacaaaagaacacctcttggtgtagtcctacgttgccttgatcattcacaggcacgaaaggtgatggaagaagtccacgacggagaatgcggtcctcacatgagtggacctatgatggcaaagaaaatcacacgtctagggtactattggaccacaatggaatctgattgcatcaaatacgtgagacattgtcacaattgtcaaatcttcgggaatgtacaacacgtccctccttcgttgctctatacaatgacatctccttggccattctctgcgtggggaattgacataatcgggaaaataaccccagccggaacaggaggtcactgtttcattttagtagcaattgactattttaccaagtgggtagaagcggcttcctaaactggtcttacggccaaaaatgtggcaaagttcatacaaaataacatcatctgtcgatatggttgcccacatgagatcattagtgataatgggtcacacttccaagttgaaaccgaacaattgctagccaaatacaagattaagcatcaccactcttcgccctatagaccacagactaacggcgcggtagaggcggcaaacaagaatgttgtcacgattctcaagaaaatgattgacaattacagagattggccaagcaaaataccctttgccttatgggggtatcgtacatctgtcaggacgcccactggggctactcctttctatttgacctacggcatggaagccgtacaaccagtcgagctaaaAATGCCATCCctgcgtattttactagaaagtcaaatcccggaggccgattggaagagggacaggtatgaagaactcatcctcctggatgaacgtaggctacgtgccttacataatgtccaaacatatcaagcacgtatcaaacgagctttcaacaaaagggttaggccaagaaacatcaaagaaggagacttagtactcaaatcggttagagctcttttacctgtcgacccaaggggaaaattcaaccCTAATTGGgctggaccatttctagtcaaatccatactccctgggggtgcggttagaatcacagacctagatgggaatgagttttcaaaccccacaaaccttgaccaattgaaacgatactatgcctagaataggaacaaaaacgcgcctcgcgtaaaccaacgtgtcgctcttgtggcactaaataaacggcccctggcccagctgaatgtcactatgctcttgcatcttggcaaacatgtcatcctcatatcgtcaaataaactgaattcgcacctccagagtaagcgaaagctcatgcttattttctatgttcattacaagctcttgcttcgaacagttattcttttacatttactcgaactacgcgcaagggtttgatttcgctttttttaagcgaatacgtaggcaatccttcaccggattcaacccattataggtaaaatgtaaatagaaggacatttgcattgcatctgaaattcgacaaggataataaatagaaaaccccaacggtttcataaccatttaacctttttatttcattcatttcctaaataataatagtacgacaaataataaaaatagaataggctaggattctaaaaatccctccttattattacaaacaataataataataataatcaaataataataaagaaacttgggctattcctccatcttccccttgcccttgtcattcttgtcatatttcctgtcacgacctcgagctgggcgctcttgcaccacttccgacctaatcaccaacggtctttctcgaggcctgactcttccattcttgccaaccaccatctctgcgacaggagtagtctttgatttctttgaaggatgaatgacttgaaacccggcttcttcttctccctctgtcagatgcttctctttctctccctcgcgcaccttatagtcaacaggctcgcgtttcctaagtctctcgcgctcttccgaagttgcagccttcctccacctcagataagagtccgacacccacaaagcattggcagagaagttcaagaaccacatgtttctttgggcccatttaatagcccactctcttcggctctcggtagtaagcaCCATAGCGGTttgcggaacggtgtcaagcctagggatcgtctgcttcagcccaacttgccttatcaatctctcaggaaagatgcataccataaaatCCAATCctggaatgcgcacggacctagtaggatccaaagaagacactccagtgacagacttgaggtgccaccacggtacaacccacctaatcaacgggccatcatcactcttcagcttgttcttccaatagtcgcagacccgagtgaagtccaccatgtacaacctcgtcctcatcgcgatcgaacgggaatgataggaaagtgcatgaactgggggctcgatcaaccggagccgttccatgagccaaacctaccaaaagcaggcattattcataaaaaaaaaagaatcgaaaaaaaagaatcaaaaataaaaaaaataaaaaaaaagaaaaaaaaacgaaaatgtctttttacctgcaaaataacgggactccccaagaacggcagatcgcggttggatttcctattatccaagcccaagatgatctcccctaagcataagcaagctgggctcctgcgcagctccatttgttcaatAAGGCCCATAaggcggggatcacctctcaaatcttcatcgacatgtccctgaaagacatacacatgcaacaaaaaaaagccaaatgcccttctcctagcaacatgagaaacagtagggtcggccctgttgatgaatcggtctataaaatccaacattctcacgcctttcggggtaactagacgatccaccttgagtctagtcagtccaagcaaatctctgaatttgctcttatacccttgagaagtagaagggatggcaggtaaatgttcggggtcccacccaccagtagcagcaatttcttccggaaaaggacaaatatcaccacctgggaacgcgaaaacatgataattcgggtcccaatagtcaaggcaagcatccaagaacggttttacaaccttaatgagtttcaaactcaataaagacccaagactataagcacccatgtcgtgcttctccatattcgagaattcattagtccattccttcaaacggatctccaaagtattcatgatgacaattttcttttgaaaatttattttgggagttttgtaTGAAtcaacgaagaagagacggaagaaatatatgatttaaagcttcgtcgacgcttctatttatactaattgctgtttccaaaaacccgtcagaaccgacctgcttgggaacaggcgcagcacccgctgcgcctcttcaaagggacgcagctcattctgcgcctcttccccagtcccACTTCTGTGActtccgtgtttggatctttcctaattctataacgcatgatttcctatttctacggggttttattttggtaaatgcgaGAAGTTTACCATATTCCAGGTTTCCCAGAtttgcgggcacgcatttcgaggcgacatcgacaccttcgccatttcatcacacttaattcattttcttctcttttcgGAAATACTTTTTCATAATTTCACTCATTTCCTTTTtgagaaatattttttttttccatttgttttcattttaatttcaacatttcatttctacattttctaacttatagatttctctttttttctttttttagggggtaaccctccctaccgtccggtcatttccggcaaattttttgcatttttcgcattcttttgagtctcattttgcgttaattaaggccatatgtatataaaatgtatgtttgcgtgatttctatgtaaatttcggcagcatgacggcataaaccgttatctaccaaacctgttcaagaactaacctgcagatacaagcaacacaacccagcagcaaaagcactcaggccgtcgtatatacaccaagcagagcaaatgtacaagcaaactgggggcttgcgccccgaacaaagtccaaaagtccaaacaaactgggggcttgcgccccaaacaaagtccaaaaatgttccaAAATCAGACGTCCAAATGTACAAgcctacaaaactacacaaaactactgctgggcaccctccaactcggcaactctcgccacaagaacggcgatctcggcttcccgaacctcgagctccctcagcaagcgagctgtctcctcccgagactgggtcagctctcgctccagctcgcggtcaccctgcgaacagcaataaattggctcatgtcaatcggcTCAGTCAAAGttggaaatcaaaaatcaaaaaaaaagagaaatgggtgtaaggttcatacctgacggccccGGCCACcaacgagtgcctcaatggcggTAGCTCGCAgacggttggccaccctccatagcgccacgaactgggacggcgcgacctgcattatcaaaagaaattctcagcaaattggaCAAGCTCAAGTGTGTTCTTACACAACAGTTATGCAAGTTAGGAACTCACCCTCtggatcagatgctgccagtcatctaggccagcatccgtcacagctacgtcaaagtcccGCAGCTCGGAAATCGTCGTCCTCCcagccgcgtcagtgtactcaagggtcttggggtacactgggggctcgatgcccgccgcctcgacctcctgcaaagacaaatagctctcgttaagcgatgatctttcgtcgtaattttcaaaatcaaatcaggAAAAAAAGAGATactcaccactggcaccagccaagtccgcctccctctcaaccTCGGAAGGCTCaataaacatcgtcctgggaggatcgacgggaaccgtcaacgcgtcccgagagcactgacaagccaaccgctcgcccaagtaccacacaggacccatcgacgtccacaacagcagccgactcgggctcctaggtcgaagaacCTCGGCAACAAAAGGAGGCACTCCaccgtactccgcccaaggtctgggtacccactgcgacaagataaggcaaagatcattcctatgatcaattaaaagcaaagtacAAGAAGTATGCATAAGTACAAaagggatactcacgctgctcagctgaagagcgttcacgtcccgccggtagacgttgtgagaagaacgcttgctcttcgtccggcacaacacccaaataaaattaaccaaacctgagctacgatctggtttgatttcacttcacgtgaatacgtaggcagtcctcaaggacacaaccatccccaatCCCAACTTTCAACtaaattatcaaccacctcaattatcaactttcaacatcaaattatcaaccatcccaattttcaaccttccagcctcaattaacatcccttccgcaaccaacacctctatactgggggctccttattatcgcccagtctctttttaccaaagtccagagtcatcttctcatcctgggggcttctcttccgagatgccaccctttatttattcctctaagtctagctagtactcggtccggacaatgacaaaggtcttggATCAATTCTTCAAATCattgtgcctcaagaggggtctcttttacagcaaacggtggtgaaagaagtcctagtagacagatgatccacggctcatgccttgcctttatatgccttcatcattcttgcaattctccTACCTTGGGAACTTATACGCGTTGTCACCcgtacttggctaggggttgtgcatacttaaacaaagtctgtcaaggtcatccctgtgtcgcgtcaaatctaagttagcgtctcgtcagtcaaacctaagtctacatttcacgTCGTGTCCTAGTAGATATGTGTCGTGtcagtcctatgtctaaagcccattgaatatgcataacgcattacaaacgacaaacttctttgaacaagttttaaacaacttttataaagaaacgacttttgccaaacctatgtgtttcctcattcgaggtccatgtgataattgcttacgtgcatatgtgtttatgttctattttcatattagattgcattcttgtgtggctaatatccatgcaggtaagtatcagaagcagtgctcgctccgactgggggcttcacccaagtcttcattctccccagcgcatcagtattttgcagtattgctcactcaagatttcttccatgatgatcaagatgttcctagtcgtcataatatttgtccccagcgcagcagtattttgcaatattgctcactcaagatttcttccatggcgatcaagatgttcctaatcgtcaatatattccccaacaagagttcgcttgagaccgacgcaagcagattcaacctcaagttttttgccagagttcgcttgagaccgacgcaagcagattccccaacagtttctaccgacgtcctgctaccctcaatattattgtttcctcatgGAGTTCGGCAATGGTgttgttctccagaagttcccaaaccaaagccttcttaatccttaggttcgtaaacccaaagttaggattcatacccctagattcttagatcccaaaaatggcttcctttaggttcataagcctttaagctcccacaccaacgtccttaggttcataaacccataaatccttttggagttctcatacctcagaaagcttaaacgcacgcGTTTGAAACAAGAagtagtaacccagtagttcctaaacttaaccctaggatccaaatcctcttaggttcacaagcctttaagttctcataccagccTGTCctttccttttaggttcatatacccaggttcacacacctagcttcttttatgttcccaaactccctagagttcatacacttctaccttttacgatcatattcctttaggatcaccttttcacTTTAGGATCATctttccttagagttcctacactcaaaccttggttaccccttaagttgaacttatatttgacctccttcccgacgatgctttcctttagggccccataccctagcacaatccttatatatcctttaggtcttacccttagctcccacgctcaaccttagctcctacgcaactccgggagcatctcgagaaagaagtctcaggtatgatctcttcttatggctggcgagcctccttacgtagtctaatggactttaaacgaccctccccgatagtcgacagactctaaaatgttcccgacgacaggtccttggttcagaccccttgagccgcctcgcgtcgccatagtcgtcaggttgtaatcttcgattgacctgatggctatactttgactttcgccttgtccaagcctcagtcaaagtgggggctctgtagatacctcatttctgcacctcccgcaaaccacccggtgatgattgggccgcatgtttgatacacggaacgatttgtaacattttgtaagattatcgtcaagtgattgctcaaatattaatgtcgacctctttgttgtcatctacgtcccgatacggtcgttttggcagtaattagagtacatttggagtccgggtcaaaaaaccgtcttcatttcctaaaaccgtcaaatcccgagtcaaagcaatgtgcttgtttacctaaggttaggatgtcataaaatgttgagattatatctcattttgagtctcatgtcacttctttggtctaaactaaaagtttacattagaaaatgtgcatttcattaggtttaattgataacccgagctttaggcccattttacgaggtcataacgagttttttgggtcaggcctatttcacagaaagttctatatctctttcttagctttccaacgccacagaaatcaccttattccgagtcttgtagagaaagttatgcctaaactacgacaggctgtcaaacgcgttttctacgcgcagaggaacctacccgggaaaggacgcagcaggtgatgcgcctcttccaagggacgcagctctgctgcgccttttcccagggctttctttttgtccaagtttccgcgtttaacctaagtcggttatttccggatctttctttccgtAACCTAGTCTTACCATatttccttcacgtgattagtataaataggagccttcgctcctcatatttctcacgcgagtgtccgcccttctcttctccctttgcattctagactttgttcttacttattggcgcctacgtgcttgaacattcgaccacgtaagctcggatccttccgggtaccagcctctccgtttgcatgaccaaccaatttgacaaactacactcaatcaacttaagtaatttaatcgttttcctcttacgagggcactttctttgcattcgcgtcgagcatcactaatcgatatcttagtccttctcgtttcgtcaacatgtaagtctgagggtgtataatccttatttatttattgtatcttatttattgtattataatcaattgtaaggtttatgtcgaaaacaccttttaaaaccgatttctaaaacccttcgttaaaacccttttttcggatttccagaagactaaccgtcgagaaaggacgcagcaactgctgcgcctcttcgaagaagcgcagtacctgctgcgcctcttcgtgaggctgccgcagtttctgcttcctttcttcttcgtttgtcctctgtaattcgtattcaaaatccttcttttgtttattcgcttgttaattcttcgtcatgataacatattaatttcgcatgtatattattcatcattcattagcatgttttaatcatcacaagtccgacttaaatcccttataatccaatatttgcgggtttttgtcattaaattcatttccgggttgtagagattcaatttgttcatattgagtttctggaattcgtctttgacatAGTTTTAATCTGTTCGTTCACATGTTCGTTgtgtattcgtcattaattcatcgtatctaacgtagttaattgacttcaatagaggactcattcattgtttcatcatgtaattaatccgtttgtatCCGTCTCGTTCATgttttactgcttttatgacctattcatattttaaattaacatgctaatcactttcatccgagtaaaaatcatcaatcaatccttaaaatcaccaatcgacattaacggcttgcaattacgctTCACGACGGACCGAGCAAGAAggaacagacgcaagaatcgcctattccaaaggacgcagctctgctgcgcctgttcctggttgagttctgtccctgaactccgtttctgctttgacttagtttaattagtttacgtattaactaactattatccgtaatatcacgctaattcctgttcgttagtttcttttatctctttttctcaaattgtccgttttaaaagtattttcgacataaatcgcctaatccaatgtaatcaatgtaattttcattattgtaatttcatcattgtattcttatattgtttgtatgttttcacatgtaaatcaatcttaaatccaacttcgacatcaattgtatgctaaattatgtgtcaaccgacttagtattaattctcacatgctaggattaatctattggatgttgcattgcatgcatatagccgacgatatatcaagtacggataacttccctaatcattagtagaggccgctatcgaggcgggcgggattaggtgttcgatcaaaagagcttcctaatacgtaccctcaccccttactccagatctccgtgagcacccgtgttcattggcatccacgagagtcattctagacatagaatgctaagggtaacgattgcttagtgttcatgtcactactttgtgtcttgacatgacacgaggtattcgaacggttccaatttcccataaaaattggtggcgactccatacaaaaatgcaaacgcttgtttcgattctcaccaagcgcccccgtgggcggcccgctgtccacaggtaCACATTTGAATTGTCATCAACAACACTGTCAAAACTATGGTAGACATGTTCCGGCTCCTTCTCTCCACTTTCTTCTAACATTATCTGTGGAGGTAGCTGCACCAAGCTACTCTCCACAATCTGTAGTTCTCCATTACCCAAGCGGAGAAGAAATTCAGCAAACTCAGGATCCTCTCTCGCCCTGATATTTTCAGTTAGGCTAAATTTTGTAAGACTGAGCCAAATTGGAGAACTGACAATGCTTTCTTCAACTGCTTCTTGCTGAGTGCGGCGTGGAAGTACGGGAAGTACTTGCCGAAAGAAagtccctcccccccccccccccaaaaaaaaataaTGACCTTTTCCTCCAAACAGTTCAGAGCTATTACAAACATCTTGGAGTAACATATTGACGGCTTCTATATTCTCTCTTTTGGCCATTGATGCTTCATCCCAAATGATCAATGATACTTCCCGGAGCAAACATGCTAGACCGCCTTGCTTAGGGACATCACATGTTAATGTCTTTTCAGTATCAAGGGGTATTTTAAACCTGGAATGTGTTGTCCTACCTGTTGGTAAATTTGATGCCGCTATTCCAGAGGTAGCTGTAGGTAGGCATATTTTACCTATTGACCTCACCTTTGCATATAGAGAACCAAATAAAAAAGTTTTCCCAGTTCCTCCGGGCCCGTCAATGAAAAATGCTCCTGCTTTGTTTGCCTTGACATGTTGAATGGTCGTCTTATATGCAGCGCACTGCCTGACGTTGAGATCTTTCCGTGAAACTAACTGCAGAAGGGGCACTGGTGCATTCAAAGCATCAATAATATCCATGTTACTTTGAACCACTGTTTCTTGATCAAAATGTAAATGCGCCAAGCCAAATTGTTCAAAGCATTTACCCATTCCCTCAAGAAATTGCTCCACTTTACCTGCTGTTAAGTGTAGTATCTTCAGGGTCTGTTCaggaaattatttcctaaaa
This sequence is a window from Silene latifolia isolate original U9 population chromosome 8, ASM4854445v1, whole genome shotgun sequence. Protein-coding genes within it:
- the LOC141594963 gene encoding uncharacterized protein LOC141594963, translated to MGKCFEQFGLAHLHFDQETVVQSNMDIIDALNAPVPLLQLVSRKDLNVRQCAAYKTTIQHVKANKAGAFFIDGPGGTGKTFLFGSLYAKVRSIGKICLPTATSGIAASNLPTGRTTHSRFKIPLDTEKTLTCDVPKQGGLACLLREVSLIIWDEASMAKRENIEAVNMLLQDVCNSSELFGGKGHYFFLGGGGGGTFFRQVLPVLPRRTQQEAVEESIVSSPIWLSLTKFSLTENIRAREDPEFAEFLLRLGNGELQIVESSLVQLPPQIMLEESGEKEPEHVYHSFDSVVDDNSNVAMVHRCREGLNFVKTSFKQLRWKHVQKKTKKNLRCTTQ